In the genome of Sinorhizobium chiapasense, the window TCATCCTCTCGAAAATCTCGGTCCGATAGAGCAGAAGCATTAGGAGTATGGCGACATGCTGATTATCGCGGGTCTTGGCAATCCGGGTTCGAAATATGCCGGGAACCGCCACAATATCGGCTTCATGGCCGTCGACGCGATACAGAGTCGCCCGAGCTTTTCCTCATGGTCGAAGAAGTTCAAGGCGGAAATTTCCGAGGGCGAGATCGCCGGTGAACGCGTGCTCCTGATGAAGCCGCAGACCTTCATGAACCTGTCGGGAGAGGCCGTGGGCGAAGCCATGCGCTTCTACAAGCTCGCGCCGAAAGATATCGTCGTGATCTACGATGAGCTCGATCTTCCTGCCGCCAAGGCACGGATCAAGACCGGCGGGGGCCACGGCGGCCACAACGGCATCAAGTCGATCGACGCCCACTGCGGCAAAGAATACCGTCGACTGCGCCTCGGCATCGGCCACCCGGGTGTGAAGGACCTGGTGCACGCCCATGTGCTCGGCGATTTCGCCAAGGCGGATCAGGCCTGGCTATCGCCGCTTCTGGACGCCATCGCCGACAACGCGGACATGCTGGTTAGGGGCGAGGATTCGCAGCTTATGAACAAGATCGCGCTGGCGACCGGCAGCACGCCGACTGACGAAAAGCCGCAGGCGGCGAAGAAGCAGCCGGCGCAATCCCACATTCACCAGGCTCGCAACGCTGCGCAACCGAAAAAACTTCCCACGACTGGTCCGATGGCCGAGATGCTGAAGAAGATGTTCGGCTCGAAGGGGGATTGAGAACGACGAACCCGGTCGACCCTACTCCTCTGGCTCGGTCGTGAACAACAGCGGATAGCCCCCTTCCTTGCCGAGATCGGTCGCCTCCTTCGCCTTGGTCTCGGCGATATCCCTGGCGCAGACGACGACGACCGAGGTGCCGAGCTTGTGTGCCGTCATCATCACCCGATAGCCGGCTTCCTCGCTCATGCGGAACACGGCCTTGAGCACCATGACCACGAATTCACGTGGGGTGTAGTCGTCGTTGACCAGAATGACCTTGTAGAGCTTCGGCCGCTGCAGCTTAGGCTTCGATCTGGTCTTCGGTTTTGCGGCAACATCATTGTCACTCATCGGAAATCCACCCGTTGATGACATGAGGAGGCGATCACCATCGCGCAGCACAATATTGCGCGTCGGGCATCGGCATTCAAGGGAAAGCCGGGTGATACGGCCCGATGCATGTTTCCTTTAACCATTCCGACTTGAGGAAACATGCGGCAGTTCAAGGCGTTACAGCGCCCTTTGCGCGTCTGATAAGGCGCGCGGCGCTTGAGAAGCGCGTGAAGAGCTTGACCGCTCCTCTCCTTTACCCCATAGCCACCGCCAAGCAATCCGAGAAAGACAGGTTTTAGCCATGGGCTTCAAATGCGGTATCGTCGGGCTGCCGAATGTCGGCAAGTCCACACTCTTCAATGCGCTCACCAAGACCGCGGCAGCGCAAGCGGCAAACTATCCCTTCTGCACGATCGAGCCGAACACTGGTGAAGTCGCGGTTCCGGATCCGCGCATGCGCAAGCTCGCCGATGTCGCGAAGTCCAAGGAAATTATCCCGACGCGCATCTCCTTCGTCGACATCGCCGGCCTCGTGCGCGGCGCGTCCAAAGGCGAAGGGCTCGGCAACCAGTTCCTCGCCAATATTCGCGAAGTCGACGCCGTGGTCCATGTTCTGCGCTGCTTCGAGGACGACGACATCACCCACGTGGAAGGCCGCATCCACCCGGTAGCCGACGCCGAGACGATCGAAACCGAGCTGATGCTCGCCGATCTCGAGAGCCTGGAGCGGCGCACGGAGCAGACGCGCAAGCGCGCCGTTGGCAAGGACAAGGAGTCGATGGCGCAGCTTCCCGTGATGGAAGCCTCACTGAAGCTCTTGCAGGAAGGCAAGCCGGTGCGGACCCTGCTTTCGAAGCTCGATGCGGACGAACTGCGCATCCTCCAGGGCCTCAATCTCCTCACTTCCCATCCTGTGCTCTACGTTTGCAACGTCGCCGAAAGCGACGCCGCCACCGGCAATGAGCACACGCGGGCGGTCGCTGAAATGGCAAAAGCCCAGGGTGCGGAAACCGTTGTCATCTCGGCCGCGATCGAATCGGAGGTCGCACAGCTGCCCGAGGACGAAGCCAAGGAATTCCTTGCTGCGCTCGGCCTCGAGGAGGCCGGTCTCGACCGGCTGATCCGCGCCGGATACAAGCTGCTCGACCTCATCACTTATTTCACGGTCGGCCCGAAGGAAACGCGCGCCTGGACGATCCCGCGCGGCACCAGGGCGCCGCAGGCCGCCGGTGTCATCCATACAGATTTCGAGCGCGGCTTTATTCGCGCGAACACGATCGCCTATGATGACTATATTTCGCTCGGCGGCGAAACCGGCGCGAAGGAAGCCGGCAAGGCGCGCGACGAAGGCAAGGAATATGTCGTCCAGGACGGCGATGTCATCCATTTCCGCTTCAACACCTGACGCAGTGGCTATGCGGCACAGAGCCGTCCTTAAATTGTCTTCGATTTAAGGAAACATGGAGCAGAGCCGCATAGCAACACATCTCCGGCAGCGAGGGAGGCCGGCATGCTCTATTTCGAGGACTTCACGCCAGGTCGGCGCTTCGACTATCATCCGGTCGCCGTTGAGGCGCCCGACATCATCGCTTTTGCCAGCGAATTCGACCCGCAACCGATGCATCTGGATGTAGACGCCGGCAAGCGCAGTATTCTGGGCGGCCTTTCCGCCTCCGGCTGGCACACGAGCGCGATCGGTATGCGTATGATGATCGACGCCTTTCTCGGCAATTCCTCCTCTCAAGGCTCACCGGGCATCGACTTCATGGATTGGAAGAAGCCGGTGCTCGCTGGCGATGTGCTGGCCGGCTTCAGCCTGGTGCTCGGAGCCCGGCAGTCGAAGTCGAAACCTGACGTCGGCATCGTCAAGTTCCGCAACGAGATCAACAATCAGACCGGGGAAGCAATCGCGGTTTCGGAATGTTCCGTCCTTTTCCGCCGCCGGGACCGGGAGCAGCGGCAATGATGACGTTGGCGGAAATCTACGCAGCCGGCCGAAAAACCGTGATCGGCAGTCTGACATTCACGGCAGAGGACATCGTCCGCTTCGCGCGCAACTTCGACCCGCAGTCATTCCATCTCGACGCGGAAGAGGCCAAGCACTCGCTTTTCGGTGGGCTATGCGCGTCCGGTTGGCACACGAGCGCCGGCTGGATGCAATGTTTCGTGCGGTTCTGGAAGGATGAGATCCGGCGCCTGGCGGCCGAGGGGCTGCATGCGCCGAAACTAGGCCCCTCACCAGGCTTTCGCGAACTCAAGTGGCTGAAGCCGGTCTATGCCGGCGACACGGTGACCTACGCCGTCACTTTTCTCGAGGCGCGAACCGTCGCGTCGAGACCCGGATGGCGCATCAACACCATTCTCTGCGAAGGCGAGAACCAGCACGGCGAAACCGTCATCCAGTTCGAAAGCAAGGTGATCGAATTCACCTGAAGTTGAGGCGTTGCGCGCGTATCCGCTAGCTACCGCTTCAATGCCCTGCGAATTCGATCAGCGTGCGGACGTTGACGCCGAGGGCTTCGAGTTTCTTGCGCCCGCCGAGCTCTGGCAGATCGATGATGAAGCAGGCAGCCACGATATCCGCTCCCATCTGCTTCAGAAGCTTGACGGCGCCCTCGGCCGTCCCGCCGGTGGCGATGAGGTCATCGACCAGGATCACCCTCTCGCCCGGTTGGATCGCATCCCTGTGCATTTCCATCTCGTCCACGCCGTATTCGAGGCTGTAGGCGATACGGACGGTATCGTGCGGCAGCTTGCCCTTCTTTCGGATCGGCACGAATCCGGCCGAAAGCTGGTGGGCGATCGCGCCGCCCAAAATGAACCCGCGCGCCTCGATGCCCGCGATCTTCTCGATTTTGGTTCCGGCATAGGGGTGGACGAGCTCGTCGATCGCCCGGCGGAAAGCCTTCGGATTGCCGAGCAATGTCGTGATGTCGCGAAACATGACGCCTGGCTTCGGGTAATCCGGAATGCTCCGGATGGCGGAAATCAGTTCCGATTGAACGGTCGCGGTCATGACGGAAAAACAGCCTCTGCGAGTCTCAGGGAAAGGCAAAGCCATAACATCAACGACGCGCATTTCTATAGAAATTTCTTCGCACTGCAGCCAGAAAGCTGAGCTTCCCGCAGCCATCCCGGCAGCCGGTGAAATCTCCCGCAGCAAGGCGGGAACAATTTGGCCCCGTCGGGTGTTGATGTTACGTTTATTTTTTGCGGAGCGCGCCGTTACCGGCGTGACCGCCGTCTTATCAGATGCGCAAAGGGCGCTGAGCACTTTGAATTGCCGCATGTTTTATCCTTAAGTCGGCTGCGATCTAAGGAAACATGCAGGAGAGCCAGCAGCAGAGGAAGGAGCAGTCCATGCGGTTGTTTGAATGCGGTTCGCTCGTCCCGGGTTGTGAATGGCACACCCGCGCCGACAATGATGCGGAAATCGTCCGTCGTGTTGTGGAACACATGCGCGTGACCCACGGCGAAACGACGATACGCGAGAACATGATCGACAACATCAAGGTTCGGATCGTCGACGAAAGCAAGGCGGCTTGACCGGAGTGGAGCAAGGCCGTCTTTGCCGCATTCGGTTCGAGCGCGCGGAGCGGCGTCCGTCCACGATGTCACTTGGTGTCTGATACCATCGATTCGAGCCGGGCTGCGAGCGCTGCCCGGGCGGGAGTGAAATTGCGCTCGATCCAGAAATTTTCGAGCTTGGACAGCACCTCGCCGACCTTGGGACCGGCCGGAACGCCCGCCCTCAGGACATCGGCTCCGGTTAGGGGAAAGACCGGACGCTGCCACTTCTCCGCACGCAACAGAAGCCGCTGAAACACGGCGGTTTCGCCAAGAAGCGACGGATCGTTTTCGGACCGGCGGCGCGAGGATGCCAGGGCAAGCCGCAGGCTCGTCGCGATCCCCTCGGCGCCGTGGCGGTAAAGCTGGCGATCGAGAGCTGCATCCGCGAGCGTCGCGGGTATCGTCGGAGCACTCGCAAACCGCGCGAAATAGACGGCCTCCGCCTTCGATAGACGCAGTCGTGCTGCCATGCCCTCAAGCCGTTCCGCATCCGGAGGCACGATCGCCGCCAACCTGAGCAGCGGATCCGGCTTCCAGGTAAAGGCCCTCTCGGCGGCAATCAGGCCTGGAACTGCATCGATGCCCCATTTTTCCGTCTCCGGCAGGACCTCGGTAAGCACGCCGGCCTGGCGCATCCACAGCAGTGCGCGGCCGGGATCATCGGCGGCGAGCAGTTTCTTCGTTTCGGACCAGACCCGTTCCGCCGAAAGCGTCGAGAGCTTTGCGCGCGCCTGCGCGCAGGCTCTCAGCCCGTCCGCATCAGGCCGGCCGGCGCCGTAATAGGCGAAGAAACGGAAGAAGCGCAGGATGCGCAGATAGTCCTCCCGGACGCGCTCGGCCGCATTGCCGATAAAACGCAGCGTCCGGCTCTCAATGTCGGAAAGACCGCCGACATGGTCGATTACCTGGCCTTTGCTGTCCGCATAGAGGGCGTTGATGGTGAAGTCGCGGCGCTCGGCATCCGCTCGCCAGTCGGTCCCGAAGGCCACTTCGGCGCGGCGCCCGTCGGTCGCCACGTCGCGGCGCAGCGTCGTCACTTCATAGGGCGTTCCGTCGAGGACGAGGGTGACCGTGCCATGGTCGACGCCGGTTGGCACGACCTTGATACCCGCTGCCCTCGCCCGCTCAGCAACGTCCTCCGGCCTCCAAGTGGTCGCCATGTCGACATCGCCGGCAGGCAGGCCCATGAGGCTGTTGCGGATCGCGCCGCCGACAACGCGCACCTCACCGCCATCGGCGTTCAAAAGATCGAAAATGCGCCGGAGCGAGGGAGCCTGAAACCACGCCTCGGCGGCAACGGAAGTCATGCATAGAGCCTTTCATAGAGCATGCGGACGATCCCCGCCGTAATTCCCCAGATATTCCGTTCGCCATAGGGCATGCGATAGAATTGCCGTTCAGCACCCTGCCAATGGCTGCGTCCGCGCCCATGGTTGACAGGGTTCATCAGGAAAGAAAGCGGCACTTCGAACACGCTTTCCACCTCTTCCGGATTGGGCGCGAGTTCGAAGCCTGGCTGCACGACCGCGAGCACCGGCGTGATGCGGAAGCCCGACATGGCCATATAGTGCGGCAGACGGCCGATCGTCTCGACGAAACGGGGGTCGAGACCGATCTCCTCCTGCGCCTCGCGGAGCGCCGCAACTTCGATGGACTTGTCCTCGGGATCGACTACCCCGCCGGGAAAGGCGACCTGACCGGAGTGTTTGCGTAACGTCGAAGTCCGCTGGGTAAAGATCACGCTCGCGTCTTCGCCATCGTCGACGACCGGCACGAGCACGGCCGCGTCCTTCAAATGCAGGGCTTCGAGGTAGGGCACGATGCCAGGATTGAGCAGGAAATCGCCGTGATCGCGCCACGCCGTCTCAATCGGTCCGCCTGTCTGGGCGAGTGCCCTGCGGCGAAACTCGTCGGCGGAAAAGGGATGATTTGTCATTGCGACAGAGCTTCCAGCTCGGCCGCCGGCATGATCGGAAAGATCGCGCCGGACGATTTGACGCAGAACATGTCGACGCCTTCGATCTCGACGGTTTCGCCCAGTTCGACGATGTCATACATGACGGGCCTCGATACGAGCGCCTCAAGCCGCCCGCGGACATGAAGGTAGGGTTTCAGTTCGCGATTTTCGCCATGGATGACGAAGCGGAGGGGATGCTCCGGCCCGGCCTCCACCACATCGCCGACATTGGTGCGAAATGTCAGGACATTTCCGCCATCCCTGACAGTAACGCGCATTTCCACAGCGATAAACGGGGCATCGGCGATGCGGATGCCGACTTTCTCCACTGGCGTGACAAGGTAGGTCTTGCCGTCCTCGTCCTTGCGCAGGACGGTGGAAAACAGCCGGACGAGCGGCTGGCGACCGATCGGCGTTCCCATGTAGAACCACGTTCCATCGCCACGGATTTCCATGTCGATATCGCCGCAAAACGGCGGGTTCCAACGGTCGACCGGCGGTAATCCCCGCGCTTCGCCGCCCCTTTCGCCGGCGGCGCGGGCAATCAGCGCGGCAAGGCCGGCCGCGTCGCCCGTTTGCTGAATCTTGGCTTCTGCCATCGTTCCGTCCCGTTTGGTCCCGATCTTGCATCTGAAGCATAACGCGTTCAGACGAACGTGCGAGGGATGCTCCGGCCCTCCGGTTTTGGGCATTCCGTCCGAATCGACGAGCATGCGGGATGCACGGCGAGCGTCCTGCAAGCTCACGACATAGTGCGTTGGCGGCGGCTTGTCAGCCGTCCGCCAGGGTCTAAATTGAAAAATAAGGACTGAATATTAGGCAATGGCGATTCGGTTCAGCAGCGACGATCTGGGAGAATTGCGATGAGTGTTATGAAAAGCGCGACCGATGCGGCCGACGAGAAGGCAATCGTCGCGGCCGCGGAAGCCGCACTGGGTGAGATCGCGCTCATACGCGCCGAGGTCGGCAAGGTGATCTTCGGCCAGGAGAACGTGGTCGAGCAGACGCTGCTCGCCGTGCTGTCCGGCGGTCACGCGCTGCTCGTCGGCGTACCGGGTCTTGCCAAGACCAAGCTCGTCGCCACGCTCGGTACCGTTCTCGGGCTCGACAACAGCCGTATCCAGTTCACGCCCGACCTGATGCCTTCCGACATTCTGGGCTCAGAAGTGATGGACCAGGATGCCGCGGGCTATCGGTCGTTTCGTTTCGTCCCCGGCCCAATCTTTACGCAGCTGCTGATGGCGGACGAGATCAACCGCG includes:
- the pth gene encoding aminoacyl-tRNA hydrolase, yielding MLIIAGLGNPGSKYAGNRHNIGFMAVDAIQSRPSFSSWSKKFKAEISEGEIAGERVLLMKPQTFMNLSGEAVGEAMRFYKLAPKDIVVIYDELDLPAAKARIKTGGGHGGHNGIKSIDAHCGKEYRRLRLGIGHPGVKDLVHAHVLGDFAKADQAWLSPLLDAIADNADMLVRGEDSQLMNKIALATGSTPTDEKPQAAKKQPAQSHIHQARNAAQPKKLPTTGPMAEMLKKMFGSKGD
- the clpS gene encoding ATP-dependent Clp protease adapter ClpS, which encodes MSDNDVAAKPKTRSKPKLQRPKLYKVILVNDDYTPREFVVMVLKAVFRMSEEAGYRVMMTAHKLGTSVVVVCARDIAETKAKEATDLGKEGGYPLLFTTEPEE
- the ychF gene encoding redox-regulated ATPase YchF, which translates into the protein MGFKCGIVGLPNVGKSTLFNALTKTAAAQAANYPFCTIEPNTGEVAVPDPRMRKLADVAKSKEIIPTRISFVDIAGLVRGASKGEGLGNQFLANIREVDAVVHVLRCFEDDDITHVEGRIHPVADAETIETELMLADLESLERRTEQTRKRAVGKDKESMAQLPVMEASLKLLQEGKPVRTLLSKLDADELRILQGLNLLTSHPVLYVCNVAESDAATGNEHTRAVAEMAKAQGAETVVISAAIESEVAQLPEDEAKEFLAALGLEEAGLDRLIRAGYKLLDLITYFTVGPKETRAWTIPRGTRAPQAAGVIHTDFERGFIRANTIAYDDYISLGGETGAKEAGKARDEGKEYVVQDGDVIHFRFNT
- a CDS encoding MaoC family dehydratase, producing MLYFEDFTPGRRFDYHPVAVEAPDIIAFASEFDPQPMHLDVDAGKRSILGGLSASGWHTSAIGMRMMIDAFLGNSSSQGSPGIDFMDWKKPVLAGDVLAGFSLVLGARQSKSKPDVGIVKFRNEINNQTGEAIAVSECSVLFRRRDREQRQ
- a CDS encoding MaoC family dehydratase — protein: MMTLAEIYAAGRKTVIGSLTFTAEDIVRFARNFDPQSFHLDAEEAKHSLFGGLCASGWHTSAGWMQCFVRFWKDEIRRLAAEGLHAPKLGPSPGFRELKWLKPVYAGDTVTYAVTFLEARTVASRPGWRINTILCEGENQHGETVIQFESKVIEFT
- a CDS encoding adenine phosphoribosyltransferase, with amino-acid sequence MTATVQSELISAIRSIPDYPKPGVMFRDITTLLGNPKAFRRAIDELVHPYAGTKIEKIAGIEARGFILGGAIAHQLSAGFVPIRKKGKLPHDTVRIAYSLEYGVDEMEMHRDAIQPGERVILVDDLIATGGTAEGAVKLLKQMGADIVAACFIIDLPELGGRKKLEALGVNVRTLIEFAGH
- a CDS encoding DUF1059 domain-containing protein, giving the protein MRLFECGSLVPGCEWHTRADNDAEIVRRVVEHMRVTHGETTIRENMIDNIKVRIVDESKAA
- a CDS encoding CCA tRNA nucleotidyltransferase; translated protein: MTSVAAEAWFQAPSLRRIFDLLNADGGEVRVVGGAIRNSLMGLPAGDVDMATTWRPEDVAERARAAGIKVVPTGVDHGTVTLVLDGTPYEVTTLRRDVATDGRRAEVAFGTDWRADAERRDFTINALYADSKGQVIDHVGGLSDIESRTLRFIGNAAERVREDYLRILRFFRFFAYYGAGRPDADGLRACAQARAKLSTLSAERVWSETKKLLAADDPGRALLWMRQAGVLTEVLPETEKWGIDAVPGLIAAERAFTWKPDPLLRLAAIVPPDAERLEGMAARLRLSKAEAVYFARFASAPTIPATLADAALDRQLYRHGAEGIATSLRLALASSRRRSENDPSLLGETAVFQRLLLRAEKWQRPVFPLTGADVLRAGVPAGPKVGEVLSKLENFWIERNFTPARAALAARLESMVSDTK
- a CDS encoding CoA pyrophosphatase — encoded protein: MTNHPFSADEFRRRALAQTGGPIETAWRDHGDFLLNPGIVPYLEALHLKDAAVLVPVVDDGEDASVIFTQRTSTLRKHSGQVAFPGGVVDPEDKSIEVAALREAQEEIGLDPRFVETIGRLPHYMAMSGFRITPVLAVVQPGFELAPNPEEVESVFEVPLSFLMNPVNHGRGRSHWQGAERQFYRMPYGERNIWGITAGIVRMLYERLYA
- a CDS encoding DUF1285 domain-containing protein yields the protein MAEAKIQQTGDAAGLAALIARAAGERGGEARGLPPVDRWNPPFCGDIDMEIRGDGTWFYMGTPIGRQPLVRLFSTVLRKDEDGKTYLVTPVEKVGIRIADAPFIAVEMRVTVRDGGNVLTFRTNVGDVVEAGPEHPLRFVIHGENRELKPYLHVRGRLEALVSRPVMYDIVELGETVEIEGVDMFCVKSSGAIFPIMPAAELEALSQ